From Achromobacter spanius, a single genomic window includes:
- a CDS encoding nitrogen fixation protein NifQ has translation MDAVPVPPFIPDASIIDRAQRFAHALLRHAPPVHPDAGFFAAVIGTSIAHDDLARSGLSPAELHDLLDYLFPGALTGFDTSLSALREQYAAYVSTGASDPQPGFTLLMRVLLDAYTAPGPDTTPWVSSVLAHACLRPDHLWRDLGLSGREDVTVLLARHYPGLVSRNVDNLRWKKFLAQSACEHADLPPAAAPGCSNCEDHAFCYPAAA, from the coding sequence ATGGACGCCGTGCCCGTGCCGCCCTTTATTCCCGACGCCAGCATTATTGATCGGGCCCAGCGGTTTGCGCATGCCCTGCTGCGTCATGCACCGCCCGTTCATCCCGATGCCGGCTTTTTCGCGGCCGTCATCGGCACCAGCATCGCGCACGACGATCTGGCACGCAGCGGCCTGTCGCCGGCCGAACTGCACGACCTGCTTGATTATCTGTTCCCGGGCGCCCTGACCGGCTTCGACACGTCCCTGTCCGCCCTGCGCGAGCAATATGCCGCCTACGTCAGCACGGGCGCGAGCGATCCGCAGCCCGGTTTCACGCTGTTGATGCGTGTCCTGCTCGACGCCTACACCGCCCCCGGCCCCGACACCACCCCATGGGTCAGCAGCGTCCTCGCGCACGCGTGCCTGCGGCCCGACCACCTGTGGCGCGATCTGGGCTTGTCGGGACGCGAAGACGTCACCGTGCTGCTCGCGCGGCACTACCCCGGTCTGGTGAGCCGCAACGTGGACAACCTGCGCTGGAAGAAATTCCTGGCGCAATCCGCGTGCGAACACGCGGACCTGCCCCCCGCCGCCGCACCGGGATGCAGCAATTGCGAGGACCACGCGTTCTGCTACCCCGCCGCGGCGTAA